In Harmonia axyridis chromosome X, icHarAxyr1.1, whole genome shotgun sequence, a single window of DNA contains:
- the LOC123686675 gene encoding uncharacterized protein K02A2.6-like: MKDGGDIRLCADYKVTVNRYLKDVKHPLPRINELFSQLHGEFFTKLDFAYAYNQLEFEESTRYLLTWSTHRGIYAVNRLHFGTKPACSIFQKTVEKVLQGVNGTVIFLDDIVVTGKSCKDHLHNLSEVFYRLSKAGFKLNLKKCRFF; this comes from the coding sequence ATGAAGGACGGAGGAGATATAAGATTGTGTGCGGATTACAAAGTTACGGTAAACAGGTATTTAAAAGATGTAAAGCATCCATTACCTAGGATAAATGAACTATTTTCTCAACTTCATGGTGAATTTTTCACTAAACTTGATTTCGCATATGCTTATAACCAACTTGAGTTCGAAGAAAGTACTAGATACTTATTAACGTGGAGTACACATAGGGGAATCTATGCGGTCAACAGATTGCATTTTGGTACTAAACCGGCATGCTCCATTTTCCAGAAAACTGTGGAAAAGGTTCTACAAGGTGTGAATGGAACAGTCATATTTTTAGATGACATTGTTGTGACCGGCAAAAGTTGCAAAGATCATTTACATAATTTGAGCGAAGTTTTTTATCGGTTGAGTAAAGCaggattcaaattgaatttgaagaaatgcCGCTTTTTTTGA